TCATATTGAGGACAATCGAAGGTTAAGTGGACGCAAAACCAGTTCATCAGCTTAGTATCTAATAAAGCCGAAACAAACCAGAAAACAAAAGTCCTAGACTGGTacaaatttagattttataGCTCAACATGTCTGAATGCACTGGTTCAGGCCAATTTGCACGGTCAACCCCAAGTTTTTTAAAAGCTGGAGTTCACAAATAAGAATAACAACATTAGACAAAGAAGAGAAATCATCACAGACCACAAAAGCTCATGGATTCTGAAAACCCTCTGAATCTAAATAATGGGTGATTTAAGCCTCACCTACATTGAACACCTGGGGATTACTTGATACTTAGATGATAATACGCGCGCATGCACGGattaatgattttaacattttgcaacagtacaatctttatcgataataaaatgacgaatacaaatatttgtctcttaaatgtatcatcgtcgttgaagagttaacatattacatctcattttaatttttttttaagacttcatatgcacaaaagaaaTTAAGTTTCGCGGCttacacaaatcaccaaaaccaaataagtatatccataagtgatttcattttttacttCTATAAAATTATGCTTTCGCTTTCGTCTTTGTTTCATTAATatgaatttagtttttttttttaactttttctataaattcggtgaattacataagtgtcaattaaaaaagaTGGACATGtgtaaaaattagttccactccagatacatatctaagaatcaaaattttgaagaaaatcactggcaaactatattaaaatgttagtgttcaaatcaaatatatcaagctgttacAGAATATAAGTgtagactcgaaatataaatatatgtttagtatatattcaccagttcagtctaaaaaaaatttaattctaaaacaacaaaacaaattacttattttattagtcTACGAttttgaggtttagttacttaagaaTATAcagatgaaaatatatataatacttttccattctagtatatgtaaattatttataaactaagaattatttgatttattaaatgataaactagaaaacttataataaatagttcaattctttcattcttacaattataatagctagatGGTTTATTCGGGAGAAAaaatattagacgaatgatcaaatgtctcattcttcgaacaaactcaaaagaagTGATTGGAATCTTGTCGTGATATTCGTTATAATTACCTccataatgattttatatatgattgATTAAAGCATTTTGAAGTGATAAatgagtttttatttatttgtaggtTAAGAGGTAAAAAGGTTTTTGAAAAcgaacattcttgtttattttcattttcaactTGTAATACTAACGCCAATTTTTCATCTCTTCGGTGCATTGATATCACGTTGATTTTCAATAATCATGCTATACATAATAATGCACACTGTTATTATATCATATAATAACATTATTTAatctttatataatatttattgtattgttaattaaatattttgtataaaatgactaaaatgattaaacaagaaaattattaaCATTATTTGAAAGTTACAGAAGTAAAAAgactatataaataaaaagccTTAAATAAAaggttttatatactgaaattttatatttgaaatttcagCGTACAAAACCTTAAAATTTAAGGTTTTAAAGTTGTTTTGAAGAGCACAAAGCAATAAAAGctaatatttccaaaataaaatattcttttctactatataaaatatttgaagtaatttctttattttcagttaattttgtgttaaaaaaccCAAAGTTATATTATAATCTAATCTTCGCAAGTGGAGATAATTAAACAGTCTTTAATCATCTACTCCAGTGTCATTCATACATCTAACTAGGTCAGGGAGACTTTTCATTCAATTTTCTAGCTTTTCACAAATAATTTATTCTActgtttttaaaagaattttataatttatagtttagaaaataattcatctatgttataaaaagaactggaattttattgtatcgcgggaatttaaataaaacaaaattttatacctaTAGGAAGAAGATAACACCGATAACAAGAGAGAATGTGttattagaagaagaagagatggtcTGTTACAAACGATCGAAatgatcgtttatatagaagtgAAAAAGTAAAGTTACTGTGCATGCATAGTGACAGCGAGACCCATAATGATATTAAAGTTAACAAATTCTGCGCCTCCCCCATTTGCAATACGGCGCTTCCacaacactcccccttgggacCGGTGTCGCTATTATCTCTTTCTTAGAGtctatgttgcctcgttaaaaaccttttcAGGAAAACACAATGGAAAAatccatagtaaggtaaaaagagtacaactaggtaagctccccctcgaataaACAGTCATAGAttcttctgatgacgcattccaatgttatggacatgttttctgaataccgaagttggaagtgattttgtgaagaggtcagctgcattgtcgcatgattggacatatcttacttcaatctctttcttcttcacgagatcttgagtgtatgagaagaactttggaTGAATATGattcgttctatcgctttttATATATCtgtcctttgtttgagcaacacatgttgcattatcttcatatagaatagttggctccatattttcgtcaatcccgctgcttgaacagatgtgtcggcttattgatcttagccatacacattctctacttgcttcatggagtgcaatgatctcagcatgatttgaagaagtagtcACGAGAGTTTGTTtttgagaacgccaagatatagaagtgcctccgatcgtgaaaacgtatcctgtttgtgatcgagctttgtgtggatctgaaagatatcatgcatctgcaaaaccaaccatttgaccttttgaacttttaggataaaacaagcctaaatcaatggtcccttggaggtaacggaaaacatgtttaatctcattccaatgtcttcgagttggagatgagttgaatcttgccaaaagattcacagcaaatgatatatcaggtcgtgtacaatttgcaaggtacatcagcgctccaattgcacttagatatggtacttccggaccaagtatctcttctttctcctcaggtggtcgaaatagatcactttcaatattaagtgacctaacgaccatcggaGTGCTAAGAGgggttgatttatccatgttaaatcgtttcaacactcttttagtgtatgtggattgatgcacaaatataccattttgtgaatgttctacttgtaggccaagacaatactgtgtttgtccaagatctttcatctcaaattctcctttgagatagtctgatgccctttgtatttccttttgagttccgataatgttaagatcatcaacatataccgcgattattacaaatccggatattgttttcttgatgaaaacacacgggcatataggatcattcacatatccttcttctattaaatgatcactgagacgattataccacatacatccagattgctttaaaccgtataatgatctttgcaattttattgcacataactctttaggtttagaACTTAATGGTTTGGGCATTTTAAATCCTTTCGGGCATTTTAAATCCTTCAGGGATTCTCATGTAAATATCAGTGTCCAAAGATCCGTATAAGTATGCAGTAACAACATCCATTAGACGCATTTCTAGATTTTGATTAGCCGCAAGactcatcaaaaatctaaacgtgATTGCATCCATAACAAGAGAATatgtttcttcataatcgatcccaggtctttgagaaaagcCTTGAGCTACAAGACGAGCCTTATATCTTATAAcctcgtttttctcatttcgtttccgAACgaaacccatttgtacccaactagTTTCACAGCTTCAGGTGTGATTATAATAGGACCAAATACCtctcgtttgttaagcgaatcaagttcaacTTGTATCGCATCTTTCCATTTtgtccaatcatgtctcttttgacattctgAAATAGATTTTGGTTCAGGGTCATCACtctcttcatttatttccttcGAAACAAAGTAtgagaaaaaaatcatcaacaccattcattttgtttctattccatatttttctattatgaatgtaattaatagaaatctcatgaatTTTTTCAGAATCAAGATGTTCAACATTGTCATCGACCTCATTGTTCATCTCTTCCAAGCTTTCTGCTATATTGGAAGGATTTTGTTTTTCTGCCTCCTTTCGTTttctaggattcttatccttagaccCAATAGGTCTGCCACGCTTCAAGCGTATTTTAGACTCTCGTGtattatcttctacttcatgtTTATGTGGCATTTCTacacgagcaggagcatttgcagccgGTATATGTGGTTTTGTAACTAATTTGGTGTCTATAAATGCATCGGGAAGTTGACTTGCGATGCTTTGTAAATGAATAATTCGACGGACCTCTAATTCCAATTGTTTtgtaggaggatcaaggtgtaGTAAAGATGGTACACACCATTTGATATCCTTTACTActtgtttattttctccccctagaaatGGGAATACTTTTTCATCAAAGTggcaatcagcaaaacgtgtcGTAAATACGTCACCAGTTTGCGGTTCTAGGTATCGTATAATTGTTGGAGagtcacaaccaacatatatcccTAACCTCCTTTggggtcccatctttgtacgttggaGAGGTGCAATTGGCACATATACAACGCaacaaaaaattcttaaatgagAAATATTTGGTTCTCGTCCAAATGCCAACTGTATTGGGGAGTATTTGGGATATGCACTTGGTCTCACCCGAATCAGTGCTTCTACATgaaaaatagcatgtccccacgCGGAAGTTGGGAGTTTAGTtttcatgatcaatggtctcgCTATCAGTTACAgacgtttaattaatgattcagccaaaccattttgtgtatgaacatgagcgACATGGTGTTCAACATCAATTCCAgttaccatacaataatcattgaatGCTTAAGAGGTAAACTCACCAGTGTTGTCCAGTCTAACTCTCTTTATCGGATAATCAGGAAACTGAGCtcttagtttgattatctgagataaaaatctcgcaaatgccacattccGAGAGGACAATagacaaacatgtgaccatctactcgacGCGTCGATCATTaccataaaataatagaatggtccacaaggtggaTGTATAGGTCCACAAATATCGCATTGAATTcgttcaaggaactttggtaactctttatctattttggttggcgatggttTTATAATCAACTTTCCAAGAGAACACGCagtacatgtcattttattcccctGATAAACTTCTTGGGAtttcagtgaatgaccatgtAAGCTCTCgatgatttttcgcatcattgtagtgcctggatgaccAAGACGATCATGCCATAGTGTAAAATCACTAGAATTTTTCTTAATCACCAAATGTGATTCAAAGGCACTTATATATGTATGATGCAGACCAGAAGGGAGTTTTGGTAATTTTTCCAACACCTTTTGTTTTTCCGATTTCTCAAGAGTAATATACATatacttctttccatcctcagttgcagactgagtatcaaatccttgaagatatatgtctttaaaactcaacaaatttcttttAGAATTTGGAGAAAAGAGTGTATTATTTATCGAGaattttgtcccattgggtagCGTGAAATGAGCTTTACCAATCCCTTCAATCAAGTCTGCAGGACCCGATATTGTATTAACAGTGATATTTGTCGGTTTtaattcagaaaaatattttttgtatttcagaatagtgtgcgttgttccactatctggtatacaAATATCTCTAGCATTGATCTTGGTTGATGTTCCATTTGTAATGTCCATTTCTGGGACGAACAAAAAGGAATTAACATAAGATaatattattcataaaatattatacatcaTTAGCAAACattaaacacacaataattatacataagaAGGTGAAAgacacacaataattatacattaatctTCCACAAACAACAATTATTTATGGTATAATTGTGGAATTTCAAGAGTCACATGATGGGCACTTAGGCTTCCATGATAGCGGTCTCCTCGAAATCATTCACAAAGTCAGACGCATCGAGGTGCGTTGTACCCTCAGAATGTTTCGTAAAGTTTacttccttttcttttccttttgacTGACTCCTTGTATAGAGCACAAAGGTGTGCAGGGGTACGACATAAACGAGACCAATGTCCCTTAGTACCGCATCTGAAACAAGCTTCTTCTCGCTTCTGGGAGGTATTTCCTTGGTGTTCTTTTCCCTTAGGGGTTTGCTCAGAGCGGACCCACTGGAATGACTTCCTATCTTGTGGATTGTATTTTTGTCCCCGTCCACGGTAGTTTTAACGACCACGACCACGACCCCGAAAGGCTTTATTTTCCTTGACTGGTTTCTTCGCATCTAATGCGTTTGCTTCAGGAAACGGTTTAGAACCAGTTGGACGAGTATGTGATTCTTGATCAGAAGCTCGTTGTTCTTTTCTGCTATGAGAAACGCCACAATCAATTCTGAAAATTTGGTATATCCCCGCAACCTGTACTGTTGTTGTAGGGTGATGTGGCTCTGGTGGAATGTGGTGTATGTCTTCTCAATCATTTGAGATTCGGTGATCGTTTCACCACAGTATCTTAATTTGGCCACAATTCCTAACACAGCCGAGTTGTAATTCATCACTTTGTTGAAATCTTGGAATCTCAGACTCTGCCATTCATCCCGAGCAAGTGGAAGTGTTATGTCTTTCTGATGATCAAAACGATCTTTCCGAGACTTCCATAACTCTTTAGGATCTCTCATGTTGGCATAGTCATAAATAATACTTTCATCAAAGTGTCTTCTAAGGAAGATCACCGATTTAGCCTTTTCTTGAGGCGTTGAAGTATTATTCTCTTTAACGGTCTCGGATAGACCAAGAGATTCAAGATGAAGTTCGACATTTGTAACCCATGAAATGTAGTTGGTACCGGTGATGTCTAGAGCGGGGAATTGGAGCTTCTCCATGTTTGCCATTGGATttctaaaatcaaataatatattttattagaatttcataattttaaaatgaaccatttatattgataatacgcgcaattacaaggagaagaacCTCATAGAAAAGTAAAACGACATTAAGCGCAAATTCTCCAGGAGCAAATTCTCCAATAAAAAGACCGTACAtagaagcaaaaataaaaattgcacATAGGACCAAAAATAtacgaatcatctttcttgcaaTGAAAAACTGGGATGGagcgatttgaaaatatttgagagaagatgaaatgttttggatgaagtAAATGAGTGAAGTATGAGTGTATTTATTGATGAAAAATACTGTTTATAGCCGTCtagaaagaagaaaatttttgaaaatttttctttgtaaccgttggggttaaatctagtgcaccaaaaatcagtctgaaaatatcgtattaaataGTCAATcgaatctataaaatttcataaaaattaataaaagtaaaaattatggcaatgaaatatttatgttatgacaacaaatcatgcgacggctcagccagtcgcaaagtaataaataaattatacggcggctcggccgaccaattaacaataaatagagtataaggcggctcagccgaccaattaacaataaacagaatataaggcggttcggccgaccaattaacaataaacataatataaggcggctcggccgaccaataaatttactaaattattaataaataatataggcggtattccggccattataacatgatacaaataatagTAGATGCGGTATACCGACAATTATAGCAgagtataaatgatacaaataaattttgccAAATTTGAGAACGATCGTGTtgataatatgttataaaaagaactgaaattttattgtatcgcgggaatttaaataaatcaaaattttatatccgTAGGAAGAAGATAACACTAATAACAAGAGAGA
This genomic stretch from Brassica napus cultivar Da-Ae chromosome C9, Da-Ae, whole genome shotgun sequence harbors:
- the LOC106416931 gene encoding uncharacterized protein LOC106416931, with protein sequence MANMEKLQFPALDITGTNYISWVTNVELHLESLGLSETVKENNTSTPQEKAKSVIFLRRHFDESIIYDYANMRDPKELWKSRKDRFDHQKDITLPLARDEWQSLRFQDFNKVMNYNSAVLGIVAKLRYCGETITESQMIEKTYTTFHQSHITLQQQYRLRGYTKFSELIVAFLIAEKNNELLIKNHILVQLVLNRFLKQTH